One Streptomyces sp. ML-6 genomic region harbors:
- a CDS encoding AlkA N-terminal domain-containing protein produces MYTDTERCVRAVRSKDARFDGWFFTAVLTTRIYCRPSCPVVPPKVENMTFYPSAAACQQAGFRACKRCRPDTSPGSPEWNARADSVARAMRLIRDGVVDREGVPGLAARLGYSARQIERQLLAELGAGPLALARAQRAQTARLLIETTALPMAEVAFAAGFSSIRTFNETVREVFALAPGELRSRAARSPSPPATPGTTALRLPYRAPLNPSNLFGHLAATAVPGVEEWRDGAYRRTLTLRYGHGTVALSPQPGHIACRLSLTDPRDLTLAISRCRWLLDLDADPVAVDEQLRADPLLAPLVEEAPGRRVPRTVDEAEFAVRAVLGQQVSTAAARTHAARLVTAHGTPVDDPEGGLTHLFPTPGALAGLDPERLALPRSRRTTLTTLVGALADGSLGLGTGTDWERARAELAALPGFGPWTVEVIAMRALGDPDAFLPTDLGIRRAAGKLGLPSTPAALTARAAAWRPWRAYAVQYLWTVDDHPINHLPTPESREVQS; encoded by the coding sequence CTACTGCCGCCCCAGCTGCCCCGTCGTGCCGCCCAAGGTCGAGAACATGACCTTCTACCCCAGCGCCGCCGCCTGCCAGCAGGCCGGGTTCCGGGCCTGCAAGCGATGCCGGCCCGACACCAGCCCCGGCTCCCCGGAGTGGAACGCCCGGGCCGACTCCGTGGCCCGCGCGATGCGCCTCATCCGGGACGGCGTCGTCGACCGCGAGGGCGTCCCCGGGCTCGCGGCCCGGCTCGGCTACTCCGCCCGGCAGATCGAACGCCAACTGCTCGCCGAACTCGGTGCGGGCCCGCTCGCCCTGGCCCGCGCCCAGCGCGCCCAGACCGCGAGGCTCCTCATCGAGACGACCGCGCTGCCCATGGCCGAGGTCGCGTTCGCCGCCGGGTTCTCCTCGATCCGCACCTTCAACGAGACCGTCCGCGAGGTCTTCGCGCTCGCCCCGGGCGAACTGCGCAGCCGCGCCGCCCGCTCCCCGAGCCCTCCCGCCACCCCGGGTACGACAGCGCTGCGGTTGCCGTACCGGGCCCCGCTCAACCCCAGCAACCTCTTCGGCCACCTCGCCGCGACCGCGGTCCCCGGCGTCGAGGAGTGGCGGGACGGCGCCTACCGTCGCACGCTCACCCTGCGGTACGGACACGGCACCGTCGCCCTCTCCCCGCAGCCCGGCCACATCGCCTGCCGCCTCTCCCTCACCGATCCGCGGGACCTCACCCTCGCCATCAGCCGCTGCCGCTGGCTGCTCGACCTGGACGCCGACCCGGTGGCCGTCGACGAACAGCTGCGCGCCGACCCGCTGCTCGCGCCCCTGGTCGAGGAGGCCCCCGGCCGGCGGGTCCCGCGCACCGTCGACGAGGCGGAGTTCGCCGTCCGGGCGGTGCTCGGCCAGCAGGTCTCGACCGCCGCCGCCCGCACCCACGCCGCCCGTCTGGTCACCGCGCACGGCACCCCCGTCGACGACCCGGAGGGCGGCCTCACCCATCTCTTCCCGACCCCCGGGGCGCTCGCCGGGCTCGACCCCGAACGGCTCGCCCTGCCGCGCAGCCGCCGCACCACCCTCACCACGCTCGTCGGGGCGCTGGCCGACGGATCGCTCGGCCTCGGCACCGGCACCGACTGGGAACGGGCCCGGGCCGAACTGGCCGCCCTGCCCGGCTTCGGACCCTGGACCGTGGAAGTGATCGCGATGCGGGCGCTCGGCGACCCCGACGCCTTCCTCCCCACCGACCTCGGCATCCGCCGCGCGGCCGGGAAGCTCGGCCTCCCGTCCACCCCCGCGGCACTCACCGCCCGGGCGGCGGCCTGGCGGCCCTGGCGGGCGTACGCGGTCCAGTACCTGTGGACCGTCGACGACCACCCCATCAACCACCTGCCCACCCCAGAAAGCCGGGAAGTCCAGTCATGA
- a CDS encoding methylated-DNA--[protein]-cysteine S-methyltransferase → MTTKPTSTAPRRHTVVDSPYGPLTLVATDGILSGLYMTGQRHRPPEETFGEPDPRPFTETVRQLDAYFAGELHEFDLPLHLDGTPFQRSVWEQLQQIPYGETRSYGELAEILGKPGASRAVGLANGKNPVGIIVPCHRVIGASGGLTGYGGGLDRKQRLLAFESGTQDAIPALF, encoded by the coding sequence ATGACCACGAAACCCACGAGCACGGCGCCCCGGCGGCACACGGTCGTCGACAGTCCGTACGGCCCGCTGACCCTCGTCGCCACCGACGGGATCCTCTCCGGCCTCTACATGACCGGACAGCGCCACCGCCCGCCCGAGGAGACCTTCGGGGAACCGGACCCGCGCCCCTTCACGGAGACCGTCCGCCAGCTCGACGCCTACTTCGCCGGTGAACTGCACGAGTTCGACCTGCCGCTGCACCTGGACGGCACCCCGTTCCAGCGCAGCGTCTGGGAGCAGCTCCAGCAGATCCCGTACGGCGAGACCCGCTCGTACGGCGAACTGGCCGAGATCCTCGGCAAACCGGGCGCCTCGCGCGCGGTGGGGCTCGCCAACGGCAAGAACCCGGTGGGCATCATCGTCCCCTGCCACCGCGTCATCGGCGCCTCGGGCGGGCTCACCGGCTACGGCGGCGGGCTCGACCGCAAGCAGCGGCTGCTGGCCTTCGAGAGCGGCACGCAGGACGCCATCCCGGCGCTCTTCTGA
- a CDS encoding TMEM165/GDT1 family protein, translating into MHLDPLAILTAFGLIFLAELPDKTMFASLAMGTRMRPLYVWFGTSSAFIVHVAIAVGAGSLLGLLPDWIVKLVSASLFAFGAFMLLRSGGDDDDDEAGPRTVTGFWPVYSTAFMAVFISEWGDLTQITTANLAASNGTWSTAIGSAAALMSVSALALLAGQFIAKRVPLKTVQRIGGLCMLGLAIWTLVEIFTG; encoded by the coding sequence ATGCACCTCGACCCCCTGGCGATCCTCACCGCCTTCGGGCTGATCTTCCTCGCGGAACTCCCCGACAAGACGATGTTCGCGTCGCTTGCCATGGGCACCCGCATGCGGCCGCTGTACGTCTGGTTCGGCACCTCGTCCGCGTTCATCGTGCACGTCGCCATCGCGGTGGGGGCGGGCAGTCTGCTCGGGCTGCTGCCCGACTGGATCGTGAAGCTGGTGTCGGCCTCCCTCTTCGCCTTCGGTGCGTTCATGCTGCTGCGCTCCGGTGGCGACGATGACGACGACGAGGCCGGCCCCAGGACGGTGACCGGTTTCTGGCCGGTCTACTCGACCGCGTTCATGGCCGTCTTCATCAGTGAGTGGGGCGACCTCACCCAGATCACCACGGCCAACCTGGCCGCGAGCAACGGCACCTGGTCCACGGCGATCGGGTCGGCGGCGGCCTTGATGTCCGTCTCGGCGCTGGCGCTGCTGGCGGGGCAGTTCATCGCGAAGCGGGTGCCGCTCAAGACGGTCCAGCGGATCGGCGGGCTCTGCATGCTGGGGCTGGCGATCTGGACCCTGGTGGAGATCTTCACCGGCTGA
- a CDS encoding (2Fe-2S) ferredoxin domain-containing protein, translating into MSRTRRTAPTGGTPRPTVSVCRGCCCGTPKIPGVDHAAQLAGLRSSLGDSATVRVVDCLDACEQANVIVVQPSAEGRRAGGRPVWLGLVNDPDAVTDVAAWAGAGGPGLADPPEILDLYVFRPSRRVQRELGD; encoded by the coding sequence ATGAGCCGCACACGCAGGACCGCACCCACCGGGGGCACGCCCCGGCCCACCGTCAGCGTCTGCCGCGGCTGCTGCTGCGGGACGCCGAAGATCCCGGGCGTGGACCACGCCGCCCAGCTCGCCGGGCTGCGGAGCTCGCTCGGCGATTCCGCCACGGTGCGCGTGGTGGACTGCCTCGACGCCTGCGAGCAGGCCAACGTGATCGTCGTGCAGCCGTCGGCGGAGGGCCGCAGGGCGGGCGGCCGGCCGGTCTGGCTCGGGCTCGTCAACGACCCGGACGCCGTGACGGACGTGGCCGCCTGGGCCGGGGCGGGCGGACCGGGGCTGGCGGACCCGCCCGAGATCCTCGACCTGTACGTGTTCCGCCCCTCGCGCCGGGTGCAACGGGAACTGGGGGACTGA